Within the Marinitoga litoralis genome, the region AAAAAGAAGTAGCAATATATTTTTCATATGAAAATGCTTGGATTCACAGAATTAATCATTTAAACACAACATTCAATTATTGGAATGCTATTGTTGAAATTTATAAGGCAATTAAAATGTTCGGATATAATGTTGACTTTGTATATGGCGAAGATAACATAAATGATTATGAATTAGTGGTTGTACCTTATGCAATGAATATAGACAATGATTTTTTAAATTCTTTAATAAATTATAATGGAAAAATTATAATGACATCTATGAGTGGAATTAAAGATGAAAGAAATTGGATTAACAAAGAAAAGTATATTGATCTATTTAATAAGTTTGGAATAAAAATTGATGATTTTTCTGGAGAAAAAAATGTTAAAGTTTTATATAATAATAACATATTAAATGGTGAATTTTGGGCAGATAAAATAGTTGTAAAAGATGCAGAAATAATTTCTATACTTAATAATACAGCTTTTAAAAACAATCCTATTATTACTAAAAAAGAAAATAACATATATATTGGTACAGTATTAAATTATCTTGATTTTTCTCATGTTTTATCTTTAGCTTTATCCCCTAAAGTTTTAGGTAAAGATTGTTTAATTACTAATACGAATGATGGTAAAATAATTTTAAATGCCAAAAACTCAAAAAACACTATATACATTAATAACAAAAAGATTGAAATGGAGGCATTTGAAATTATAAAAAAGGGATGATTATATGAAAAAAAATTATGTAACCATAAAAGATATTGCAGTCGCAGCTGGTGTTTCAATTAACACAGTATCTAGAGCGTTAAATGATAAGCCAGATATTAATATTAAAACAAAAAGAAAAGTGTTAGAAATAGCTAAAGAAATGGGATATGTAAAAAATGTAACCGCTAGTTCTTTAAGAAATAGAAAAACAAAAACTATTGGTGTAATATTTGAAGATAGTTCAAACCCTTTCTTTGCTGAGGTTTTAAAGGGTATAGAAAAAGGCGCTAGAGAAAAAAACTATAATATTATTTTAATGAATACTGAAAAAAACTATGATTTAGAAAGAAACGCTATTAAGTTATTATTAGAAAAAAGAGTTGACGGATTAATAATTACACCTACACAAGAAAAATCAGAAGATATTAAAGAATTAATAAAAATAAATATCCCTTTTGTAGTATTAGGGGTTAACTTTGAAGATATTGAAATTGATGAAATATATTCAGATGATTATTATGGTGGGTATTTGGCTGGAAAATATTTAATTGAAAAAGGTAGAAAAAAAATTATTATGCTAAATGGATATAGTTTTAAGTCTGTGGCTAAAGAAAGATATTTAGGTTTTAAAAAAGCATTAGATGAATATAATATAAAAGATTATTCTGTATATGAATTAGAAGAAGGATTAGAAAATGCTTATTTAAAAACTAAGGAATTAATAGAAAAAAATATTATTTTTGACGGATTATTTTGCTATAATGATATTTTCGCATTTGGAGCTATAAAAGCATTATATGAAAATAATATAAAATTTCCTGATAAAGTTAATATAGTAGGTTTCGATGACATTGCTTTTGCAAATGTATTTAACTTAACTACAATCAGAATTAATAAAGAAAAACTTGGATATGATGCATTTCATAGATTATATAAAAAAATAAAAGGTGATAAAAATAGAATAAAGGAAAAATTAGGTGTTGAGTTAATAATTAGAAATACGTAGGAGGTACTATATGAATATATTAAATAATTATTTTGATGGTGAATATTTGGAATTTAATAAAAACAATTATAGTATCAAATTAAAAATAGAAAAAATACCTGAAGGATATATTATTAGAGGAAAAGTAAAAGGGAAATTAGGTAAAATAGATATTTTTGATGATTTTGCCGCTGAAGATTTGTTTATTAACAATTGGCAAAGTTGGAGTCCAACAAAAAAAATAAAAGTTTCAAATTATAAATATAATATCCCTGAAGATTGGAAAAAAACTGCTAAATATAGTGCCCACCCAATGCCAGAATATTTAGAAAATAATATTATTTCAGACTATTTTATTGCTAAAAAAAATAAAGTATATGGATTTTTAACTTCAAAAATTGCTCATCCTTTTTTTGAAGTTAAAGATAATAAAATTATTGCATGCTTAGAATATTTTGGAAAAAATACTGACGAATATATAGACATTGAACCATTAATAATTTTAGAAAACAATGAAATGGAAAAATCATTAGAAATATATGCTGATTATGTTAAATTCGAAAATAATCCTAAATTTTCAAATTGGAATCCTGTTGGTTGGTCTTCTTGGTATCATTACTATGAAGAATTAACTTGGGAAGATACTTTAAAAAATTTAGAATTATCAAAAGAATATAATTACGAAGTATTCCAATTAGATGATTCTTGGCAAAAAGATATTGGCGATTGGATTCCAAAAGATTCGTACCCAAGTTTTGATGAAATAGCTAATAAAATTAAAGAATACGGTTATATTCCAGGATTATGGTTAGCTCCTTTTAGTGTATCAGAAACTTCAGAAGTTTTTTTAAAACATAAGGATTGGTTAGTAAAAGATGAAAACGGAGAACCTAAAGTAGCTTATATAAATTGGAGAAAAAACATATACGCATTAGACACAACACACCCAGAAGCACAAGAACATTTAATAAATATCTTTTTAAATATGAAAAATAATGGGATTCATTATTTTAAAATAGACTTTTTATTTGCTGGAGCAATTCCAGGAAAAAGGTATTTAGATACTACTCCTATTGAAGCATATAATATTGGAATGAAAATAATTAGAGAAGCTGCTGGCGAAGATTTTGTTTTAGGGTGTGGAGCACCTATTCTACCATCAATAGGATATGTTGACGGAATGAGAATTAGTGCTGACACTGCTCCGTTTTATAAGACAAATGATCTGGATTTTGTTTACCCAAATGCTTATTTTGCTTTAAGAAATGTTATAACAAGATATTTTATGAATGGAAAATGGTGGTGGAATGATCCAGATTGTTTATTATTAAGAACAGAAGATACTGAATTAAATGATAAAATTATTGAAATGTATTCTTATGTATCCGGTTTATTAAACAATATGATTTTACAAAGTGATGATTTATCAAAATCTATTAAAAAAGACGTATATTTTAATTCATTAAAATTAAG harbors:
- a CDS encoding LacI family DNA-binding transcriptional regulator, whose protein sequence is MKKNYVTIKDIAVAAGVSINTVSRALNDKPDINIKTKRKVLEIAKEMGYVKNVTASSLRNRKTKTIGVIFEDSSNPFFAEVLKGIEKGAREKNYNIILMNTEKNYDLERNAIKLLLEKRVDGLIITPTQEKSEDIKELIKINIPFVVLGVNFEDIEIDEIYSDDYYGGYLAGKYLIEKGRKKIIMLNGYSFKSVAKERYLGFKKALDEYNIKDYSVYELEEGLENAYLKTKELIEKNIIFDGLFCYNDIFAFGAIKALYENNIKFPDKVNIVGFDDIAFANVFNLTTIRINKEKLGYDAFHRLYKKIKGDKNRIKEKLGVELIIRNT
- a CDS encoding glycoside hydrolase family 36 protein; this translates as MNILNNYFDGEYLEFNKNNYSIKLKIEKIPEGYIIRGKVKGKLGKIDIFDDFAAEDLFINNWQSWSPTKKIKVSNYKYNIPEDWKKTAKYSAHPMPEYLENNIISDYFIAKKNKVYGFLTSKIAHPFFEVKDNKIIACLEYFGKNTDEYIDIEPLIILENNEMEKSLEIYADYVKFENNPKFSNWNPVGWSSWYHYYEELTWEDTLKNLELSKEYNYEVFQLDDSWQKDIGDWIPKDSYPSFDEIANKIKEYGYIPGLWLAPFSVSETSEVFLKHKDWLVKDENGEPKVAYINWRKNIYALDTTHPEAQEHLINIFLNMKNNGIHYFKIDFLFAGAIPGKRYLDTTPIEAYNIGMKIIREAAGEDFVLGCGAPILPSIGYVDGMRISADTAPFYKTNDLDFVYPNAYFALRNVITRYFMNGKWWWNDPDCLLLRTEDTELNDKIIEMYSYVSGLLNNMILQSDDLSKSIKKDVYFNSLKLRGGIPHVKGLMNDNYSFDIEAFNTYVGNVKMHVDLEKINFNLEYDVDYPELNKNTVLREEDKRLFHYYEERDNNA